The following proteins are co-located in the Pochonia chlamydosporia 170 chromosome 6, whole genome shotgun sequence genome:
- a CDS encoding ubiquitin-conjugating enzyme, E2 (similar to Metarhizium robertsii ARSEF 23 XP_007822697.2), with protein MYPSLPPFILFSTDIFHPLITPLTTYMYTTEVQDYGTVSAADQERLPPGGFSLRHGFPEWFARGRRSESSGRKVSGEGNVSSGTNQTSAPTEGSVTSPEPSNASSPGYRQNQRPNISIYSVLKYIRSTFDTSEVLDTVPLAAAGNPGAWHAWRTHRRKQGKLSDQASSSSENVDADGTKAGSPGKTEKPVQSPTTATRRPGEWNWDGVWEDRVKKGIAASLSEPVLYGGSGVPDEMIRFLAMEEADVESVKENLRRTLGSAA; from the exons ATGTATCCGAGCCTTCCACCTTTTATCCTCTTTTCGACCGACATATTTCACCCATTAATAACTCCCCTGACGACATATATGTACACAACAGAGGTTCAAGATTATGGTACTGTCAGTGCGGCTGATCAGGAGCGACTGCCCCCGGGAGGCTTCAGTCTGAGGCATGGGTTCCCAGAGTGGTTTGCTCGTGGAAGGCGTTCCGAGTCTTCTGGAAGAAAGGTCAGCGGCGAAGGGAATGTTAGTTCAGGGACTAATCAAACGAGTGCGCCGACGGAGGGAAGCGTCACATCACCGGAGCCATCCAACGCAAGCTCCCCGGGCTACAGGCAGAACCAGCGACCTAACATATCTATATACAGTGTGCTCAAGTATATTAGAAGTACTTTTGATACGTCAGAAGTACTTGACACGGTTCCTTTAGCTGCTGCGGGAAATCCTGGAGCCTGGCACGCGTGGCGAACTCATCGACGAAAACAGGGCAAGCTCTCGGACCAGGCGTCAAGCAGTAGTGAGAATGTCGATGCGGACGGGACTAAAGCCGGCTCTCCTGGGAAAACAGAAAAGCCTGTTCAATCTCCTACCACCGCCACACGACGACCTGGGGAGTGGAATTGGGATGGCGTGTGGGAAGATAGAGTCAAGAAGGGCATCGCTGCAAGCCTTTCTGAGCCTGTGTTGTACGGAGGATCAGGCGTGCCGGACGAGATG ATTCGCTTCCTCGCAATGGAGGAGGCTGATGTGGAGTCTGTAAAAGAAAACCTTCGTCGTACACTCGGCAGCGCTGCTTGA
- a CDS encoding MFS multidrug transporter (similar to Aspergillus clavatus NRRL 1 XP_001268707.1), with product MKRQRATAATRGSNNGKATPPFPTKQMFVLACCRICEPIAFMSIFPYIYYMIQDFHITDDASKISVYAGMVTSAFTLAEFATGVLWGRLSDKIGRKPVLLFGLLGTALSVLVFGFAPSLPVALFARALGGLLNGNIGVLQTTVAELVTVKEQQPRAYTIMPMVWCIGSIIGPMIGGALARPCISYPDLFPPGTIWDRYPYLLPNLFSAATVFIGVIIGFLFLEETHTAKKQQRDAGRELGDRLVDLVGKVPICRGLGRSAEKASLLANDGLTGYNSTIGSPGLTESDEPLPLYQSRESSPNLAPRSDIDPKLCSGRGHSEVDKTAVVIFTKPVIMNIMSYGILAFHTMTFDQLFPVFLSTERPQNGPTIELPFKFVDGFGLDTKTIGVIMSIQGLYSLLSNYMIVPPITTRLGSLRLFRLLAFSYFALYLVTPYLVLLPHGLRMPAIYMLVIWKCTYATMAYPNNAILLANSAPTKEVLGTINGIAASTASLCRALGPTVSGFLYAAGLQTGYSGLAWWFSGLVTLVGAYLSSQISENEQQVMEQGDADSLLEERLLDDYDESDAV from the exons atgaagagacAGCGGGCCACCGCGGCCACTCGCGGCAGTaacaatggcaaggccaCTCCACCATTTCCCACCAAGCAGATGTTTGTGTTAG CATGCTGCAGGATATGTGAGCCAATTGCTTTCATGTCCATATTTCCATACATTTACTACATGATCCAAGACTTTCACATTACGGATGATGCGAGCAAAATCTCTGTCTATGCGGGAATGGTTACTTCTGCGTTCACATTGGCTGAATTTGCGACTGGGGTTTTATGGGGCAGACTGAGCGATAAAATTGGACGCAAGCCCGTTCTATTATTCGGTCTGTTGGGCACTGCCCTGAGTGTGTTGGTATTTGGTTTCGCTCCAAGTTTGCCGGTAGCCCTTTTCGCGCGGGCTCTTGGCGGGCTTCTGAATGG AAACATAGGCGTGTTGCAAACAACGGTCGCAGAACTCGTAACAGTCAAGGAACAGCAAC CTCGAGCGTATACTATAATGCCAATGGTTTGGTGTATTGG TTCGATTATCGGTCCGATGATTGGAGGCGCTCTGGCTCGACCGTGCATCAGCTATCCGGACTTGTTTCCCCCAGGGACCATCTGGGACCGCTATCCTTACCTGCTCCCCAACTTATTCAGCGCGGCCACTGTATTTATCGGTGTTATTATcggcttcttgttcttggaagAAACGCACACCGCCAAAAAGCAACAGCGAGATGCCGGCCGCGAGCTTGGTGATCGACTTGTTGACCTGGTTGGCAAGGTTCCTATTTGCAGGGGGTTGGGTCGATCTGCGGAAAAGGCAAGTCTTCTGGCAAATGATGGATTGACAGGATACAATTCGACCATCGGCAGCCCCGGTTTGACGGAGTCGGACGAGCCTTTGCCCCTCTACCAGAGCAGAGAGAGTTCACCAAACCTGGCTCCTCGATCGGACATAGATCCCAAGCTTTGCTCCGGCCGTGGACACAGCGAAGTTGACAAAACGGCAGTGGTTATCTTCACTAAGCCAGTGATAATGAATATCATGTCCTATGGTATTCTCGCATT CCATACAATGACTTTTGATCAGCTTTTCCCAGTTTTTTTGAGCACCGAGCGCCCACAGAATGGCCCAACGATTGAACTTCCCTTcaagtttgttgatggaTTTGGCCTCGACACCAAGACCATAGGCGTCATCATGTCGATCCAAGGACTGTACTCGCTTCTCTCAAACTACATGATCGTGCCCCCGATAACCACACGGCTTGGATCCCTTCGCTTATTTCGGTTACTGGCCTTTTCTTACTTTGCTCTTTACCTCGTTACGCCATACCTGGTTCTGCTCCCGCATGGTCTCAGAATGCCAGCTATTTACATGTTGGTTATCTGGAAATGCACTTACGCGACGATGGCGTACCCAAACAATGCGATCCTGTTGGCAAACTCTGCTCCGACAAAAGAAGTTCTTGGCACTATAAATGGCATTGCGGCCTCCACGGCCAGCCTGTGCAGGGCGCTCGGCCCAACTGTATCTGGCTTCTTGTATGCTGCTGGATTGCAAACGGGCTACTCTGGGTTGGCCTGGTGGTTCAGTGGACTGGTAACTCTGGTCGGAGCCTACCTGAGTTCGCAAATTTCCGAGAACGAACAGCAAGTCATGGAACAGGGAGACGCAGATTCACTTCTGGAAGAACGTTTGCTAGACGATTATGACGAAAGTGACGCTGTTTAA
- a CDS encoding positive regulator of purine utilization (similar to Aspergillus terreus NIH2624 XP_001214419.1) — protein sequence MPAHGPPSPGHQQGTKRQRQSSYDAGSDRNSHPSPSEQLAGDATQSAGGNSAAGKAGQSSNFRNVSACNRCRLRKNRCDQKLPSCASCAKAGVACVGYDPITKKEIPRSYVFYLETRVEQLEKLLAANNISFPPAENLELCSRPSADAASTLSATDSAYSQSEAGDRANPRHHQALEALKAKKAPPQSPALANIISPPKARSLASASGVSFARVVFAAVQYSVSEQTGGMDRNSGGKQGVSGASASMRDSFFGLHTRPTIQPAPFPEKEEGMRLATLYFEHANPQIPVLHRVEFMQTFEKAYKTECKGLTAREMYMIYMVFAIGSGVILGEPVKTSASDNPKMSLGQAKGACQPEEYHASAIVHLEECLSTSGGYLEVLQAVLLLANFALLRPVPPGLWYITGVAVRLAVDLGLHHEDGGDVEAIPPEPTADPDAAQAAEIREGSAQDRGRRLWIRDLRRRLWWCTYTFDRLVSTCVGRPFGVSDEIITTELPSLLDDEYITRNGFQEPPDGDDHPSYKHVAHHYFRLRLLQSEILQVLQYNQAQMARASGGHQAKLYPEMRSHLPSPFLVQFDSFRSWRMDIDRRLYQWKTSAPTREETGVAFSTEFLELNYWQAIILLYRQSLSVPAMFEGEYNTSDEVNSPTAFTAELREDEDRIYLKVAEAGQKILRIYRQLHLSGLVSYTYLSTHHLFMAGISYLYAIWHSPLVRSRLTMDEVDFTVLAAKSVFSDMIDKCPPAETCRDAFDRTAKATIKMASSSGGFGIQPQQQRRQRRETMTWTTAPDGSSMKPPTRAHRHHQSEAAPFQFDLSLSDSLSSPSLSATGEMAAQHTPPLAKPKAYDTDTFMSGQSAGRSGPSPSDAMSQDDGSSIDPSLVPSPPMTRRNAPHGAPAGSFMGQQFGLQGSMDYPDAQTMEFLHNLGATPNGDINGVDQAHIDLGFGMNWEGMHNEYGEGQQINPFDTFFFGGQQGGGGGNNSSNNNNNSNGNGNSNTN from the exons ATGCCAGCTCATGGTCCTCCATCTCCCGGTCACCAACAAGGGACGAAACGGCAACGACAGTCTTCTTACGACGCCGGATCAGATCGCAACAGCCATCCAAGCCCGAGCGAGCAACTTGCTGGTGATGCGACACAGTCTGCTGGCGGTAACAGTGCCGCCGGTAAGGCTGGTCAGAGCAGCAACTTTCGCAATGTGAGCGCTTGCAACCGGTGCCGTTTGCGCAAGAATCGATGCGACCAGAAGCTGCCCAGCTGCGCCAGCTGTGCTAAGGCTGGTGTCGCTTGTGTTGGTTACGACCCCATTACCAAGAAGGAGATTCCGAGAAG CTATGTTTTTTACTTGGAAACTCGAGTAGAGCAgctcgagaagctgctcgcCGCAAACAACATCTCTTTTCCACCAGCCGAGAACCTCGAGCTGTGTTCTCGCCCTTCGGCTGATGCCGCGAGCACCTTATCTGCGACGGATAGTGCCTATTCTCAATCGGAGGCCGGTGATCGCGCAAACCCCAGGCACCATCAGGCATTGGAAGCActcaaggcaaagaaggcTCCTCCTCAAAGTCCAGCATTAGCGAATATTATTAGCCCGCCAAAGGCGAGATCTCTCGCCTCCGCATCCGGAGTTTCCTTTGCCCGAGTGGTCTTTGCAGCAGTGCAATATTCTGTATCCGAGCAGACAGGCGGCATGGATCGTAATTCGGGTGGCAAGCAAGGCGTCAGCGGTGCTTCTGCCTCCATGAGAGACTCGTTCTTTGGCCTTCACACTCGACCTACCATCCAACCTGCACCATTCCctgagaaggaggagggcaTGCGGCTCGCAACATTGTACTTTGAGCACGCCAATCCTCAGATTCCGGTTCTTCATCGCGTCGAGTTCATGCAGACGTTCGAAAAGGCTTACAAGACTGAATGCAAGGGTCTGACTGCTCGCGAAATGTACATGATCTACATGGTTTTTGCCATTGGTTCTGGTGTTATTCTGGGCGAACCGGTTAAGACATCTGCCTCGGATAATCCCAAAATGTCACTAGGTCAGGCCAAGGGTGCCTGTCAGCCAGAAGAGTATCATGCCAGCGCCATTGTACACCTGGAGGAATGTTTGAGCACGAGCGGTGGCTACTTGGAGGTACTCCAGGCCGTATTGTTGCTTGCAAACTTTGCACTATTGCGGCCGGTACCACCTGGACTATG GTATATTACTGGCGTTGCTGTACGACTAGCTGTGGATCTTGGGCTTCACCACGAGGATGGAGGAGATGTCGAGGCAATCCCTCCCGAACCCACTGCCGATCCTGATGCCGCTCAGGCAGCTGAGATTCGCGAGGGAAGTGCCCAAGATCGTGGTCGACGACTTTGGATTCGCGACCTGCGGCGAcggctttggtggtgcacATACACTTTTGATCGACTGGTGAGCACTTGCGTGGGTCGACCGTTTGGTGTCAGTGACGAAATCATCACAACTGAGCTACCTTCGCTCCTCGACGACGAATACATTACTCGAAATGGATTCCAAGAACCTCCAGATGGCGATGACCACCCCAGCTACAAGCATGTAGCACACCACTACTTTAGGTTACGACTGCTTCAATCCGAGATTTTGCAAGTCCTCCAGTACAACCAGGCACAAATGGCACGAGCATCCGGTGGCCATCAGGCCAAACTGTACCCCGAAATGCGATCTCACCTACCTTCACCCTTCCTTGTTCAATTCGATTCATTCCGATCATGGcgcatggacattgacagaCGACTGTATCAATGGAAGACATCGGCACCAACAAGGGAAGAAACTGGTGTCGCCTTCTCGACCGAATTTCTCGAGCTCAACTACTGGCAGGCCATTATTCTGCTGTACAGACAAAGCTTGAGCGTGCCGGCCATGTTTGAGGGGGAGTACAACACGTCTGATGAAGTCAATAGTCCAACAGCATTCACGGCAGAGTTGCGGGAGGATGAGGACCGAATTTACCTCAAGGTGGCCGAGGCAGGTCAAAAGATTTTACGAATTTATCGACAGCTTCACCTTAGTGGGCTGGTCAGCTATACTTACCTGTCAACTCATCATCTATTCATGGCCGGAATTTCGTACCTTTATGCTATTTGGCACTCGCCCTTGGTGAGAAGCCGCTTG ACCATGGACGAAGTTGACTTTACCGTTTTGGCCGCTAAATCAGTCTTTTCCGACATGATTGATAAATGCCCGCCTGCCGAGACTTGTCGCGATGCCTTTGATCGAACAGCCAAGGCAACGATCAAGATGGCCAGCTCTAGTGGTGGATTCGGTATTCAaccccagcagcagagacgACAGCGACGAGAGACAATGACATGGACGACTGCGCCGGATGGCTCATCGATGAAGCCTCCGACCCGTGCCCACCGGCATCACCAATCAGAGGCAGCACCCTTCCAGTTCGACTTATCACTGTCAGACAGCTTATCATCACCCAGCTTGTCAGCCACTGGAGAAATGGCTGCGCAGCATACACCAccgctggccaagccaaaggcGTATGACACGGATACGTTTATGAGTGGGCAAAGTGCCGGCCGTAGCGGCCCTAGCCCCAGCGACGCAATGAGCCAGGATGACGGATCCTCGATTGACCCGTCTCTGGTGCCGTCACCCCCGATGACTCGTCGCAACGCGCCTCACGGAGCACCGGCCGGCTCCTTCATGGGTCAGCAATTCGGGCTTCAAGGATCAATGGACTACCCGGACGCGCAGACAATGGAGTTTCTGCACAACCTAGGGGCGACTCCGAATGGCGATATAAACGGCGTGGATCAGGCCCATATTGATTTGGGATTCGGAATGAACTGGGAAGGTATGCACAACGAATACGGAGAGGGCCAGCAAATCAATCCATTTGATACCTTCTTTTTCGGTGGTCAACagggcggcggaggcggcaacaacagcagcaacaataATAACAACAGTAACGGAAATGGTaacagcaacaccaattAA